The genomic segment ATTTGATATAAAGCTTCATTTCCCAGATCATTTTTTGTTAAAAAACTTATCAATTTGTCTTTTACTGTCATCAGTGTTTCCTATATTTCAAAATACTAAAAATTAAACAATTATTCCCGTACAGATATCATCAAAATATCCATCTATTTTTATTCTATATATTTTATTTTGTTCAATTTTTATAGTATTGCTAATTTTTACAGGTAAATAGTTCTCGGTATATCCACTGATTTTTTTTGAATTCTCACCAATAATTTCAAATGTTTTATCTATCATTAAATCGTAAAATTTTGCTTTTTTTTCAGTTGATACTCGATGTAGCTCTTCACTTCTCGATTTGATAACTGGAGCAGGGATTTTATAAGGTAAATTTTTCGAGGCTGCTCGAGGTCTGTCTGAGTATGAAAAAATATGTGCGTAAGTTATTTTTGAATCTCTTAAGTAGTTGAGATTTTGCTTAAAGTCCTCTTCTGATTCACCTGGGAAACCCGTTATCATATCCGTTGAAATCATAATATTTTCTCTCAACGCAAGCTTTTCAATTAGAGAGTTAAAATCATATATACGATATTTTCTTCCCATTTTTTTTAAAATTGCATCACTGGCATTTTGTAAAGGAATATGAAAGTGTGGGCATATTCTATTATTATTCAATATTAAATCAATCAGCTTTTTATCAAAGCACCACGGCTCAACAGATGACACTCTTAGTCTAAATCCATCAATTTTAAGAATTTCTTCTATAGCATCAGACAATTTTAAATTACCATCTCGATAACTTCCAAGGTCAATGCCAGAAATTATTATCTCTTTATAATCGTTTTCAGATAGAGATCGAATATCCTCAAGAATTGATGAAAGTGATT from the Candidatus Delongbacteria bacterium genome contains:
- the mtaB gene encoding tRNA (N(6)-L-threonylcarbamoyladenosine(37)-C(2))-methylthiotransferase MtaB, whose product is MEKVCIYTFGCKINIFDSEVIKDKFSNEGYEIVKKWQDADIIVVNSCTVTHKADNKFYDFVKKVKRDNPTAKVVALGCLTELEPESVLRTGNIDLLLGSSDKFEVVERIRSGKLNIVNRNETEPIFYDYHINNFHHHTRAFLKIQDGCDNYCTYCTIPKARGKSRSKSLSSILEDIRSLSENDYKEIIISGIDLGSYRDGNLKLSDAIEEILKIDGFRLRVSSVEPWCFDKKLIDLILNNNRICPHFHIPLQNASDAILKKMGRKYRIYDFNSLIEKLALRENIMISTDMITGFPGESEEDFKQNLNYLRDSKITYAHIFSYSDRPRAASKNLPYKIPAPVIKSRSEELHRVSTEKKAKFYDLMIDKTFEIIGENSKKISGYTENYLPVKISNTIKIEQNKIYRIKIDGYFDDICTGIIV